GAGCGAATGCCTTTCTTATCATATCTATTAGCTAATCTTATTTTAACGAACTGGATTATCAGTCCATTCAGTGAAACATTTAGTTTCTCCAGGTGTCAAACTTTATCAGGACGCTAATTGCACTTGCAGAATAATTTAGTTTGTCGGTGTCGTGACACAGGGGGCGGGAATGAGTCCATATTTTCTCATGTTAAGTGGCAACTGACCCTTTGACCTCTTGAGCCCTGTTAACGGAGTCTGTTTTGGTGGTCCACAGGCATCAGGTGTTGAAGTAGACGACGAAGCGGTCAACTTGTTCACTGACATGAAGATGAGGAAGTATACTGAAACTCCGGATGGGAAAAAGATCAGAAAGAAGGCAGTGGTGTTTTGTATCAATGGCGACAAGATCGTTACTGAAGCAGACAAGGAAATCTTGTCAGTCGACGATGACGAGGAGCACGAAGACCCCTTGAAGAGCTTCATCAACCTGTTACCAGAGAACGGCTGCAGATATGCCCTTTACGACGCCGCATACGAGACCGAGGATAACAAAAAGTGCCAGGACCTCGTCTTCGTCATGTGGTACAGTATTAATGCAACTGCagccccccctttttttttttttttaaacacttatccatactagggctgcacgattttgataaaaaacctaattgcgatttttctgaccaataatgcgattgcgattcgatttgcgatttttcacattttattctttaaaatgcagaaaacggCTAAAATTATGGTAAAAAAAAttcctgttacttttacatggtcttgcgcaagttgacacataaaataacctaatgtaaactaaattgacaaagcttcaggcagcggcagccgagACACCACCATGTGTGTCTGTAtcacatttgaagaaaaaaaaagagtgccttttaatgaaatgacaaaatatttaaaacccaatgctgtccaaattgtaattcaatgctggtcttgcttgcatagttcacagaaaattacttaaacagttttcaacgtgaaataaatggaaattaaaaaccagaaccgcgAATAGGCgccactgtgaaaccaacttcaactcacaaaaaaaaaaaaaaactgttcagccTCTAAAGATAAGGGTAAAAAAattatccttattgctgtaatattcatAGATCACATCAGTTTAGCAATCCTACCctgggtcatcttccctcacattcttgggctgcagcttcatgctTTCATGGAGAAAGACGAGCGCTTCCACAtgcgctggatgaaggctggagcCGTCAGGTGATTGGGTGAGAGAGAATAACCAACGACTTGTAGACGTTTCTGTTAATACCCTATTTGTGTAGTGATGTTGATTCAAAttagacgtgtttcctctggatctggctgctgcacagtGACACAATCTACATCTGGCTTTTGCTCCACGTCGttttttttcaaaaccgaagtaagtccaaacaactgaactacaattcttttttttaataccagctgctccgctccctcttctgttgtcatctcagccattttcacaccgtgaaTGAGttgcactgaaaactttttgctccCCACTACACCGCAAAGCACACACGCGgggtttgttgttagcaacctgacgctagttagctgcagcagtgcagtgcagacatacttgcttcctgttgtcatttctgattggctggtggcCCGGAACGCGAGGctcgaacgttttgattggcggataggtctgtcactcaaatgcctcaaaaaacctcagccctgtgcggttCGGTTACCGCagtagttaaaacctcaatttcgatggggtgtcggttaatcgtgcagccctaatcCATACACTTGTTCTTGTTAATTGTCTGAGTTACTTTCACTCTAAATCCCTTCGGTGCCAAGATTTtgatctttaaaaaacaaaaacccctcTCAGAACTTCGCGTGGCACTGAACATGTCATCTCTTGTTCTTGGTTGCTCCTAATGCATGGTGCACTGACATACCTGCAGTCCTGGAAAACTCATTATTCGTCATCAGGAAGGTGAGACTGTACTGTCTCCCAGTGTTGTATTTCCAGCTCGCGATCTACTTCATTGGCCGGGGGGGAATCCAAAATGGTGCCTTCCTGTAAACAAACTGCTAATTTGACTTTGTTTACCTGGAGATGCTGTGACCCAGTCTGAGCTCATCACCACAAGATCTGCGTCCACTTGTATTCTTGGAGATTTGAATCCGTTTGTCTTGATTACATGGTGCAGGGATACTTAATGAATAACCTCCTGAGTGCTGCATTATCAGTTGTAATCATGTTGGCTTGAACCAACAAAACTGCACAAGTTTCAATGAGGTGGAAATATTCCGTCCGACCGGCTTCACGTGTTTCTCTCACCTCACTTCTCGTGCTTGCCcttgaggctccgcccctccctttgattcacactctcaaactgttccccactgcttcctgttttacacacctttgttttattttttctcaggTCTCCAGATACCTGTGGAGTCAGAGACAAAATGCTGTATGCGAGCTCCAAAGACGCCATCAGAAAGAAGTTTACAGGTGAGCTGGCACATCATTGCAGAACCTGTTAGAACCACAGAAGGCACTTAACAGTACAGTCACAACATGTGGAACCGGTTCAGGAACTGTTGAGGGTCAGTGGGACAGAAAGATGAATATATTTCGAATCAGAATAATCGGTGTTCAAATGGTGTTTTGCAAAATTAGAACCAGAACTTTCTTGGAACCAGAATCTCATTCACAATTGAGTATATTTGTTACATCTTGATTGAAACCAGTGGATTTCTCCACTGAACCCTCAGTTTAACAGTCAGAATCGGCACTAGAGCTCACATTTCAGTCAAACCGGAATTGTTTAGCAGTCATCACAGGGTGAGAGTTGCCACTGTTCGCAGTAGACTGTGGATATCGGAGTCCTGCAGTTACTAAACAAAAGCTATGTATGTCTAAATTTACCAAAACGTCACAAGACAGTTAAAACATCTATACAACTATGCGACTAAATCGgagtaaaaaaatacaatgcGATGCAACAGCAGAGAATGCTATCAAGGTTTTGAATGCTTCCCCTCCTTgatgaacttgttttttttttattattattttaatatcttCACTAAGTTCTGGCTGTGGCCTCAGGCGATTCAAATCAGAGGTGTGGCTGAATTTTGGTATTCAGAAAATGgtgagaaaatccaacaagacCTAAACAAGCTGAAAATACTGCAATTGGTCTTTGATTGCTTCTTGAAAAGATTTTCTCCATAGTTTGTTGGATTTGTTTCTAAATCCAgtaaaattatttaattttggtTGACAGAAAATTCATTTCAAGTCATTCTTTTACAAAGAAACGCAAATGTGCCTTATGGTCAGTTACTGCACCTACCTTAAGAATAAATAGGAAAAAGTTACATTTGCTACAGCATAGAAAATCACAAAATGCATTATTGGATTCAACAAATAATAGAGTTAAAGGGatagtttgggatttttgacataaatctgtatggcatccccgtcagcagtgttgtgcattcacacagacttacccctgacagcgtccagtgagcggagatcctgtccggtttacgtccagaggaaagtagtccggcaagtttgctggggtcctgaaaataaagcgtttttcttctcaaaccaatatgtgtgcgAAAGAGTGACATAATTGCATCACAAAACCATTGTccacgaaaaagtcagacctcgtaaacgcttggcactattttctctcccttcatatcactccacgccGTCTCCAGGTGCAGGCAGcgcggagatgctaacagctagagctggagctagctagctctatactagcggtaaacaaagtgaaaccagcgcggctgcctgcagctggagacggcgtggagtgatatgaagggagagaaaatagtgccaagcgtttacgaggtctgactttttcgtggACAATGGTTTTGTGATGCAATTATATCACTCTTTcgcacacatattggtttgagaagaaaaacgctttattttcgggaccccagcaaacttgccggactactttcctctggaccgaaaccggacaggatctccgctcactggacgctgtcaggggtaaagctacgttcacaccgaacgcgattttgcgtcaaaaagcgcgtcaacgcgagaagctgaacgcgtgtcaattctgaggtccgacgctgaacaacgcggggccaaaagccgcctccccaccagacgcgacgcgtcgTGTCTGGCGGGGAGGCGGGGCTCCctgtaaaatgaagaagttttgtcccagagctctgggcgaGCGTAAACGGCCATtataaaggcccgtccatgcttcacatgtccgcgtgggtgcgcgttggtccgcgtgacgtgaatcgtcatgaattcctgtccgctatggtccgcgcggaccgatccgcggacgtccgcgcagcagccagaaattgagaccgcgttgcgcattgagcgcaggtcgcggaagtgtgcgcctgcgccagagcgccatagcaaacaaaacatgacggtaaaagtgaaagtagacggagctccagcctgatggctccacttaaagacaccgaaagagtggaaaaactcgtggaaagagagagagactgtctggagggaggagaaggtctgcagacagaagtgaaaaagtaactaatcgctccggcgccgccccgcgattcagaaacacaaaaaaaaggctaaataaactttaaaacttaaagataatggactgacaatgtatgtgcttaattttctctaaataaaccgtaataaaggagcagataaacagtctgtagagccggaaaagcttctcgaggctgcgtggatcaccgcgcctgcatgagacgcacacagctgagctcaaaatgtagcatgggagaaagcgcgtccgcatcggtggtgcgcggaccttccaaagcggacgcggaaacgcgtacatgtgaagcatggacgagccttaaCACGCTCCTCCATGGTCGTAGTGCTTCTCTTCGGACCGGTTCCAGCTCCCTGGCCGACGTCACCATGGACACGCTctatgattggtttgccgcaaaatcgcgacgcgccaaagttcagatttcccaacttcagcgtcggacgcaaaatcgcgacgcgtagcgccaacgccccgacgcgccgcaCAACGCGTCGTGACGCGTCGTGACGACGCGCCGCGTCCGACGCGTTGCGTCTCATCgcagctggaacgcgcgttcccatttgttttcacttgtctttgacgcaaaatcgcagacagcacttggcggtgtgaacgtagcttaaGTCTTtgtgaatgcacaacactgctgatgGGGATGCCACACAGATttatgtcaaaaatcccgaactatcccttcAAGTCAATTTGTCTAGAAAAttattttgggggaaaaaaaacctatcGTGGTCATATGTTGAGACTTGCGTCCGATCCTGCCCTCTGTGAACTGTTGCATCCTGAGTGTCTACCTTGAATTATATCCACGTAACTGTGGGATAAATTATCTATTTTATTAGAacacacccccccctccccaccctctGACGAAACCACTCACTCACCAACTTTCCAGCCAGTGTTTTGTCTGAGCAACCTTACTTTCTCAGTACAACCAATGTTGGAACCATCCTGAGGAACTGAGTTGaggtgtgtttttcatttgcagGACTCAAACACAATTGGGAGGTGAAGGGAAGGGAGGACCTCGAGAACCGCTGCACGGTGGCGGACAAGCTGCGCGGACATGGAGCATGTTTGAAAACCCTGGAGGGCAAACCGCTGTGATGTCACGGCGGCGAGCAGAGCCCAGCCAACCGCCGTGCCATTCAGACCGACGCTTCCCCCCCATCCCCCACTTGTTCTgtcagcccccctcccctccccatagcccgttcttttttttttctgttctgctttGTAAAATACAGGGATCTCATTAATATAACGCTATGCAAACCCTG
Above is a window of Salarias fasciatus chromosome 19, fSalaFa1.1, whole genome shotgun sequence DNA encoding:
- the LOC115406466 gene encoding cofilin-2-like, with the translated sequence MASGVEVDDEAVNLFTDMKMRKYTETPDGKKIRKKAVVFCINGDKIVTEADKEILSVDDDEEHEDPLKSFINLLPENGCRYALYDAAYETEDNKKCQDLVFVMWSPDTCGVRDKMLYASSKDAIRKKFTGLKHNWEVKGREDLENRCTVADKLRGHGACLKTLEGKPL